In Streptomyces nodosus, one DNA window encodes the following:
- a CDS encoding DsbA family oxidoreductase, with product MSTTVRVRIALDVICVHSYLGYTRFTRAANRLRAEGHRVQVEFLPFELAPGAGTEGQPLLPVLEQVFGPQAVRQTLRFAEQVAADGLELHYERAVATGTFEAHRLIARAAQQGRAEQMVERLFRAHFTDGLHIGDRATLARLAGEVGVTLNDSDAEQPAAATAPETERLQAELDRVRGLGVSGVPVFFIDGVPPLTGSQPEAALLAALREAAPTA from the coding sequence ATGAGCACGACCGTCCGGGTACGGATCGCGCTGGACGTGATCTGCGTCCACTCCTATCTCGGCTACACCCGCTTCACCCGAGCGGCGAACCGGCTGCGCGCCGAGGGCCACCGGGTCCAGGTGGAGTTCCTGCCCTTCGAACTCGCGCCGGGCGCGGGCACCGAAGGACAGCCCCTGCTCCCCGTACTGGAGCAGGTGTTCGGCCCGCAGGCCGTACGGCAGACGCTCCGGTTCGCCGAGCAGGTGGCCGCGGACGGCCTGGAACTCCACTACGAACGCGCCGTGGCCACCGGCACCTTCGAGGCGCACCGGCTCATCGCCCGGGCCGCGCAGCAGGGCAGGGCCGAACAGATGGTGGAGCGCCTCTTCCGCGCCCACTTCACGGACGGACTGCACATCGGCGACCGAGCCACACTCGCCCGGCTCGCCGGGGAGGTCGGTGTCACGCTGAACGACTCCGATGCGGAGCAGCCGGCCGCGGCGACGGCTCCGGAGACGGAGCGGCTGCAAGCCGAACTCGACCGTGTGCGCGGGCTCGGCGTCAGCGGTGTCCCGGTGTTCTTCATCGACGGCGTACCGCCACTGACCGGATCCCAGCCGGAGGCCGCGCTGCTCGCGGCACTCCGCGAGGCGGCGCCGACCGCCTGA
- a CDS encoding acyl-CoA carboxylase subunit beta, with translation MTTVDDRPLPAVEPTDARGRVAELHGIRAQALAGPSEKATQAQHAKGKLTARERIELLVDPGSFQEVEQLRRHRASGFGLETKKPYTDGVITGWGTVEGRTVFVYAHDFRIFGGALGEAHAMKIHKIMDMAIAAGAPLVSLNDGAGARIQEGVSALAGYGGIFQRNTKASGVIPQISVMLGPCAGGAAYSPALTDFVFMVRETSQMFITGPDVVKAVTGEEITQNGLGGADVHAETSGVCHFAYDDEETCIAEVRYLLSLLPQNNRENPPRVATGDPADRRGDVLLDLVPADGSRPYDMTKVIEEIVDDGEYLEVHERWARNIICALARLDGQVVGIVANQPQSLAGVLDIEASEKAARFVQMCDAFDIPILTLLDVPGFLPGVDQEHGGIIRHGAKLLYAYCNATVPRISLILRKAYGGAYIVMDSQSIGADLTYAWPTNEIAVMGAEGAANVIFRRQIAEAEDPEAMRARVVKEYKSELMHPYYAAERGLVDDVIDPAETREILIRSLAMLQSKHAELPSRKHGNQPQ, from the coding sequence ATGACCACAGTGGACGACCGGCCCCTGCCCGCGGTCGAGCCCACGGACGCTCGCGGGCGGGTGGCCGAGTTGCACGGGATCCGCGCTCAGGCGCTGGCCGGCCCGAGCGAGAAGGCGACCCAGGCGCAGCACGCCAAGGGCAAGCTGACCGCGCGGGAGCGGATCGAGCTGCTGGTGGACCCGGGTTCCTTCCAGGAGGTCGAGCAGTTGCGCCGGCACCGCGCGAGCGGTTTCGGTCTGGAGACGAAGAAGCCCTACACGGACGGTGTCATCACCGGCTGGGGCACGGTGGAAGGCCGCACGGTCTTCGTCTACGCCCATGACTTCCGTATCTTCGGCGGCGCCCTGGGCGAGGCCCACGCCATGAAGATCCACAAGATCATGGACATGGCCATCGCGGCCGGGGCCCCGCTGGTGTCGCTCAACGACGGCGCCGGCGCCAGGATCCAGGAGGGCGTCTCCGCGCTCGCCGGCTACGGCGGCATCTTCCAGCGCAACACCAAGGCCTCGGGCGTCATCCCGCAGATCTCGGTGATGCTCGGTCCCTGCGCGGGCGGCGCGGCCTACAGCCCCGCCCTGACCGACTTCGTGTTCATGGTCCGCGAGACCTCGCAGATGTTCATCACCGGCCCGGACGTCGTCAAGGCGGTCACCGGCGAGGAGATCACCCAGAACGGCCTCGGCGGCGCGGACGTGCACGCCGAGACCTCCGGTGTGTGCCACTTCGCCTACGACGACGAGGAGACCTGCATCGCGGAGGTCCGCTACCTCCTGTCGCTGCTGCCGCAGAACAACCGCGAGAACCCCCCGCGCGTCGCCACCGGCGACCCGGCGGACCGGCGCGGTGACGTCCTGCTCGACCTGGTCCCGGCCGACGGCAGCCGGCCCTACGACATGACCAAGGTCATCGAGGAGATCGTCGACGACGGCGAGTACCTCGAGGTCCACGAGCGCTGGGCCCGCAACATCATTTGCGCCCTGGCCCGCCTCGACGGCCAGGTCGTCGGCATCGTCGCCAACCAGCCCCAGTCCCTGGCCGGCGTGCTGGACATCGAGGCCTCGGAGAAGGCCGCCCGCTTCGTGCAGATGTGCGATGCGTTCGACATCCCGATCCTCACCCTTCTGGACGTCCCCGGCTTCCTCCCGGGCGTCGACCAGGAACACGGTGGAATCATCCGCCACGGCGCGAAGCTGCTGTACGCCTACTGCAACGCGACCGTGCCCCGGATCTCGCTCATCCTGCGCAAGGCCTACGGCGGGGCATACATCGTCATGGACAGCCAGTCCATCGGTGCCGACCTCACCTACGCCTGGCCGACCAACGAGATCGCCGTGATGGGCGCCGAGGGCGCCGCCAACGTCATCTTCCGGCGTCAGATCGCCGAGGCCGAGGACCCCGAGGCCATGCGGGCCCGCGTGGTCAAGGAGTACAAGTCCGAGCTGATGCACCCCTACTACGCGGCCGAGCGCGGCCTGGTCGACGACGTCATCGACCCCGCCGAGACGCGCGAGATCCTCATCAGGTCGCTCGCGATGCTCCAGTCCAAGCACGCCGAACTGCCCTCCCGCAAACACGGCAATCAGCCACAGTGA
- a CDS encoding 4'-phosphopantetheinyl transferase family protein — MALWLLTPPEQGPLAFGELDETERRRANAFRRRGDRALYVAAHIALRRLLGGYLRTPPTELAFARADCPRCGGPHGRPVLAGAGPDAPHFSLSHSRGAVLVGVARAPVGVDVERLPGPERVDVCRSALHPYEQQELAGCRAPDRPAFFARLWARKEACLKGMGVGVGGWTSEVYLGEGGPDAPTRPNGWSVLDVPCGPGHAAAAAIRGPAPRTAVHRLPPEAVLIGGRGPGPGRRRSPRACPGPEPILVFDARDAREEELP, encoded by the coding sequence TTGGCGCTGTGGCTGTTGACGCCGCCCGAGCAGGGACCGCTCGCGTTCGGCGAGCTCGACGAGACCGAGCGGCGCCGCGCGAACGCCTTCCGGCGGCGCGGCGACCGCGCGTTGTACGTGGCCGCGCACATCGCGCTGCGCCGGCTGCTGGGCGGGTACCTGCGGACGCCACCGACGGAGCTGGCGTTCGCCCGGGCGGACTGCCCCCGGTGCGGCGGTCCGCACGGCCGCCCGGTGCTGGCCGGCGCCGGGCCCGACGCCCCGCACTTCTCACTGTCGCACAGCCGGGGCGCGGTGCTCGTCGGTGTGGCCCGCGCACCGGTGGGTGTCGACGTCGAGAGGCTGCCGGGCCCGGAGCGGGTCGACGTCTGCCGCTCGGCCCTCCACCCCTATGAGCAGCAGGAACTGGCGGGCTGCCGGGCGCCGGACCGCCCGGCCTTCTTCGCCCGGCTCTGGGCCCGCAAGGAGGCCTGTCTGAAGGGGATGGGCGTCGGAGTGGGCGGTTGGACGTCCGAGGTGTATCTCGGCGAGGGAGGACCGGACGCCCCGACCCGGCCGAACGGCTGGAGCGTCCTCGACGTACCGTGCGGCCCCGGCCACGCGGCGGCCGCGGCCATCAGGGGACCGGCTCCCCGGACCGCGGTGCACCGGCTCCCGCCCGAGGCGGTGCTCATCGGCGGCCGCGGCCCGGGCCCGGGCCGACGGCGGTCCCCACGGGCCTGTCCTGGTCCTGAACCGATCCTTGTGTTCGATGCGCGTGACGCACGTGAGGAGGAACTCCCATGA
- a CDS encoding Gfo/Idh/MocA family protein, which translates to MSAPVRIGVLGCADIAVRRMLPAFAASPGLELAAVASRDRARAEQVGRRFGCRPVQGYDALLDVDDIQAVYVPLPAALHAPWVESALNAGKHVLAEKPLTMDPESTERLLDLAAKRGVALMENVMFVHHPRHETVRRLIADGRIGELRVLRAEFAIPPLPGDDIRYSAELGGGALADVGLYPLRAALHFLGHGLDVVGARLTRGAGREVETSGAALLATPGGVTAHLTFGMEHAYASRYELWGSEGRITVDRAFTPPADFVPAIGLHRGSETEEIRLESADQVAATVAAFVTAVRAGAAPRADTLRQAVLLDDVRRRST; encoded by the coding sequence ATGAGCGCGCCGGTACGGATCGGGGTGCTCGGCTGCGCGGACATCGCGGTGCGGCGGATGCTGCCCGCGTTCGCCGCCTCCCCCGGTCTGGAGCTCGCCGCGGTCGCCAGCCGCGACCGGGCCAGGGCCGAGCAGGTCGGCCGCCGCTTCGGCTGCCGACCCGTCCAGGGCTACGACGCACTGCTGGACGTCGACGACATCCAGGCCGTGTACGTGCCCCTGCCGGCGGCGCTGCACGCCCCGTGGGTGGAGTCGGCGCTGAACGCGGGCAAGCACGTCCTGGCCGAGAAGCCCCTGACCATGGACCCGGAGAGCACCGAGCGGCTCCTGGACCTCGCCGCGAAGCGGGGTGTGGCCCTGATGGAGAACGTCATGTTCGTCCATCATCCCCGGCACGAGACGGTACGGCGCCTGATCGCCGACGGGCGGATCGGCGAACTCCGTGTATTGCGCGCGGAGTTCGCCATCCCCCCGCTCCCGGGCGACGACATCCGGTACTCTGCCGAGCTCGGCGGCGGCGCGCTGGCGGACGTCGGCCTCTACCCGCTGCGGGCCGCCCTGCACTTCCTGGGCCACGGTCTCGACGTGGTCGGCGCCCGCCTCACCCGGGGCGCCGGGCGGGAGGTCGAGACGTCGGGTGCCGCCCTGCTGGCCACTCCCGGCGGGGTCACCGCTCACCTCACGTTCGGCATGGAGCACGCCTATGCCTCCCGGTACGAGCTGTGGGGCAGCGAGGGCCGGATCACCGTGGACCGGGCCTTCACCCCGCCGGCGGACTTCGTGCCCGCGATCGGACTGCACCGGGGCAGCGAGACGGAGGAGATCCGGCTGGAGTCCGCCGATCAGGTCGCGGCCACGGTCGCCGCGTTCGTCACCGCCGTCCGCGCCGGGGCCGCCCCGCGCGCGGACACCCTGCGGCAGGCCGTCCTGCTGGACGACGTGCGCCGCCGCTCCACATGA
- a CDS encoding NDP-hexose 2,3-dehydratase family protein has product MPPHTLQPREDVKLLADRLALSAATTRGVHLTTAGFADWLAERGRANAFRVDRIPFARLDGWSFHDTTGNLEHRSGRFFTVEGLHVTERGAPYGDGPHAEWHQPIIKQPEVGILGILGKEFDGVLHFLMQAKMEPGNPNLLQLSPTVQATRSNYTKAHKGADVKYLEHFVGPGRGRVVADVLQSEHGSWFFHKSNRNMIVLTDDDVPLLDDFCWLTLGQIAELLHRDNVVNMDSRTVLSCLPVPETASGALLSDAQLLSWITTERSRHDVHAERVPLAGLPGWRRDEMTVEHEEGRYFKVVAVNVQAGNREVTGWTQPLFEPVGLGVTAFLIRTFDDVPHVLVHARVEGGFLDTVELGPTVQYTPENYAHLPAAERPSFLDTVLAAPAHRIRYEAVHSEEGGRFLDAESRYLIVDAGDHDVPLDPPAGYAWVTPDQLTWLVRHGHYLNVQARTLLACLNATTANPR; this is encoded by the coding sequence ATGCCGCCTCACACCCTTCAGCCGCGCGAAGACGTGAAGCTGCTGGCGGACCGGCTCGCGCTGTCGGCCGCCACCACCCGGGGCGTACACCTGACGACCGCCGGCTTCGCCGACTGGCTCGCCGAGCGGGGCCGCGCCAACGCCTTCCGCGTGGACCGGATCCCCTTCGCCCGCCTGGACGGCTGGTCGTTCCACGACACCACCGGCAACCTGGAGCACCGCAGCGGCCGCTTCTTCACGGTCGAGGGCCTGCACGTCACCGAGCGGGGCGCTCCTTACGGCGACGGCCCGCACGCCGAATGGCACCAGCCCATCATCAAGCAGCCCGAAGTCGGCATCCTGGGCATCCTCGGCAAGGAGTTCGACGGCGTCCTGCACTTCCTGATGCAGGCGAAGATGGAGCCCGGCAACCCGAACCTGCTCCAGCTGTCCCCGACCGTGCAGGCCACCCGCAGCAACTACACCAAGGCCCACAAGGGCGCGGACGTGAAGTACCTCGAGCACTTCGTCGGTCCGGGCCGCGGCCGGGTCGTCGCGGACGTCCTGCAGTCCGAGCACGGTTCGTGGTTCTTCCACAAGTCCAACCGCAACATGATCGTGCTGACCGACGACGACGTGCCGCTCCTCGACGACTTCTGCTGGCTCACCCTCGGGCAGATAGCGGAACTCCTGCACCGGGACAATGTCGTCAACATGGACTCGCGTACGGTCCTGTCCTGCCTGCCCGTCCCGGAAACGGCGTCCGGCGCCCTGCTGTCCGACGCCCAGTTGCTGTCCTGGATCACCACCGAGCGCTCCCGGCACGACGTGCACGCCGAGCGCGTACCGCTGGCGGGACTGCCCGGCTGGCGGCGCGACGAGATGACCGTCGAGCACGAGGAAGGCCGCTACTTCAAGGTGGTGGCGGTCAACGTGCAGGCCGGCAACCGCGAAGTCACCGGTTGGACCCAGCCGCTGTTCGAGCCGGTGGGCCTGGGCGTCACCGCGTTCCTCATCCGCACGTTCGACGACGTCCCCCATGTCCTGGTGCACGCCCGGGTCGAGGGCGGTTTCCTGGACACCGTCGAACTGGGCCCCACGGTCCAGTACACACCCGAAAACTACGCGCACCTGCCTGCGGCGGAACGCCCGTCGTTCCTCGACACCGTGCTCGCGGCGCCGGCGCACCGCATCCGGTACGAGGCCGTGCACTCGGAGGAGGGGGGCCGGTTCCTCGACGCCGAGAGCCGGTACCTGATCGTCGACGCCGGCGACCACGACGTCCCGCTCGATCCGCCGGCCGGCTACGCCTGGGTCACACCGGACCAGCTCACCTGGCTGGTGCGCCACGGCCACTACCTCAATGTCCAGGCCCGCACACTCCTGGCCTGCCTCAACGCCACCACGGCAAACCCCCGATGA
- a CDS encoding NAD-dependent epimerase/dehydratase family protein: MDIVGTGFLARNLRPLAGRHPDTVALAAGVSWASGTSDADFAREAALVGEVAKRCADEGRRLLFFSTAATGMYGLAEGPGREDVPVTPCTPYGAHKLALEELLRGTGADHVILRLGHLVGPHQPEHQLLPTLVRQLREGVVRVHRGAARDLIDVGDVITVVDRLLATDLRAETVNVASGFAVPVEDIVDHLAKALGLRARREYHDTGVRQHVISTERLRALVPQVAEMGFGPDYYRRILGDFTASVYV, from the coding sequence ATGGACATTGTGGGAACCGGTTTTCTGGCGCGGAACCTGCGTCCGCTGGCCGGCCGCCATCCGGACACCGTGGCCCTGGCGGCGGGGGTGTCGTGGGCGAGCGGCACCTCGGACGCGGATTTCGCCCGCGAGGCCGCGCTGGTGGGCGAGGTCGCGAAGCGGTGCGCGGACGAGGGGCGGCGGCTGCTGTTCTTCTCCACCGCGGCGACCGGGATGTACGGGCTCGCCGAGGGGCCCGGCAGGGAGGACGTCCCGGTGACGCCCTGCACCCCCTACGGCGCGCACAAACTCGCCCTGGAGGAACTGCTGCGCGGCACCGGGGCCGACCATGTCATCCTCCGGCTGGGACATCTGGTCGGCCCCCACCAGCCCGAGCACCAGCTGCTGCCCACGCTGGTGCGGCAGTTGCGCGAGGGCGTGGTCCGCGTGCACCGGGGCGCGGCCCGCGACCTGATCGACGTCGGCGACGTCATCACCGTCGTCGACCGCCTGCTCGCCACGGACCTGCGGGCCGAGACGGTCAACGTGGCATCCGGCTTCGCGGTGCCGGTGGAGGACATCGTCGACCATCTCGCGAAGGCCCTCGGACTCAGGGCGCGCAGGGAGTACCACGACACGGGCGTCCGCCAGCACGTCATCTCCACCGAGAGGCTGCGGGCCCTGGTTCCGCAGGTCGCGGAGATGGGCTTCGGGCCCGACTACTACCGGCGGATCCTCGGCGACTTCACGGCATCCGTGTACGTCTGA
- the rfbH gene encoding lipopolysaccharide biosynthesis protein RfbH, with the protein MSDRKDLVLEGVREYHREASPAQEFVPGTTEIWPSGAVLDENDRAALVEAALEMRIAAGTSSRKFESAFARRLKRRKAHLTNSGSSANLLAVSALTSHTLEDRRLKPGDEIITVAAGFPTTVNPILQNGLVPVFVDVDLTTCNATADRVAAAIGPKTRAIIIAHALGNPFEVTEIAQLAEEHDLFLIEDNCDAVGSLYDGKLTGTFGDMTTVSFYPAHHLTMGEGGCVLTSNLALARIVESLRDWGRDCWCEPGENDRCLKRFKYQMGTLPAGYDHKYIFSHVGYNLKATDIQAALGLTQLAKLDSFIEARQRNWRRLREGLDGVPGLLLPEPTPRSEPSWFGFVITVDPEAPFRRAELVDFLEERKIGTRRLFAGNLTRHPAYIDQPHRIVGELTNSDLITEHTFWIGVYPALTDEMLDYVTASIKEFVAARG; encoded by the coding sequence ATGAGCGACCGCAAGGACCTGGTACTCGAAGGCGTCCGCGAGTACCACCGAGAGGCCTCCCCTGCCCAGGAGTTCGTCCCCGGTACGACCGAGATCTGGCCGTCCGGCGCCGTCCTGGACGAGAACGACCGGGCGGCATTGGTGGAGGCGGCGCTGGAGATGCGCATCGCCGCCGGGACCAGCTCGCGCAAGTTCGAGTCGGCCTTCGCCCGGCGCCTCAAGCGCCGCAAGGCCCATCTCACGAACTCCGGTTCGTCGGCCAATCTGCTGGCCGTGTCGGCCCTCACCTCGCACACCCTGGAGGACCGGCGGCTGAAGCCGGGCGACGAGATCATCACCGTCGCGGCGGGCTTCCCGACCACGGTCAACCCGATCCTGCAGAACGGCCTGGTCCCGGTGTTCGTGGACGTGGACCTCACCACCTGCAACGCGACCGCCGACCGGGTGGCGGCGGCGATCGGCCCGAAGACGCGGGCCATCATCATCGCCCACGCGCTCGGCAACCCCTTCGAGGTCACCGAGATCGCCCAGCTCGCCGAGGAGCACGACCTGTTCCTCATCGAGGACAACTGCGACGCGGTCGGCTCGCTGTACGACGGCAAGCTCACCGGCACCTTCGGCGACATGACGACCGTCAGCTTCTATCCGGCCCACCACCTCACCATGGGCGAGGGCGGCTGCGTCCTGACGTCCAACCTCGCCCTGGCCCGGATCGTGGAGTCGCTGCGGGACTGGGGCCGGGACTGCTGGTGCGAGCCGGGCGAGAACGACCGGTGCCTGAAGCGGTTCAAGTACCAGATGGGCACGCTGCCGGCCGGCTACGACCACAAGTACATCTTCTCGCACGTCGGTTACAACCTGAAGGCCACCGACATCCAGGCCGCACTCGGTCTGACCCAGCTCGCCAAGCTGGACTCCTTCATCGAGGCGAGGCAGCGCAACTGGCGGCGCCTGCGGGAGGGCCTGGACGGGGTTCCGGGGCTGCTGCTGCCCGAGCCCACCCCGCGCTCCGAGCCGAGCTGGTTCGGCTTCGTGATCACCGTGGACCCCGAGGCGCCGTTCCGCCGCGCCGAACTCGTGGACTTCCTGGAGGAGCGCAAGATCGGCACCCGCCGGCTGTTCGCGGGCAACCTGACCCGCCACCCGGCCTACATCGACCAGCCGCACCGGATCGTGGGCGAGCTGACCAACAGCGACCTCATCACCGAGCACACCTTCTGGATCGGGGTCTACCCGGCACTCACCGACGAGATGCTGGACTACGTCACAGCCTCGATCAAGGAGTTCGTGGCCGCGCGCGGCTGA
- a CDS encoding NAD-dependent epimerase/dehydratase family protein, with the protein MRSEHRPVAGLSVVVLGGTGFLGRRIGAACAADGARVHLVSRSAPAVPAPAAGPGVSAVGLDLVTASPREIAAVLAAAGADVVVNAAGRAWQADEAQMAAGNAELVERVLAALAALPGPPVRLVQLGTVHEYGAGAPDAATCEEHEPVPVTPYGRTKLQGTRAVLRAREQGVDGVVLRLANVIGAGVPEGSLFGRVAAHLGAAARADARGEKAAELRLPALRAARDLVDARDATAAVLAAITAPAADVAGQVINVGRGTAVPMRELIHRMITLSGLELPVAEAAEGPGSRTDVAWQCLDVSRARRLLGWRPLRSLDDSLRELLASVLPPEHPLRGTPLGITADASAEEGKRS; encoded by the coding sequence GTGCGGTCTGAGCACCGGCCGGTGGCCGGCCTCTCGGTCGTGGTCCTCGGCGGCACCGGTTTTCTGGGCCGCCGCATCGGCGCTGCGTGCGCCGCGGACGGCGCCCGGGTGCACCTGGTCTCCCGCAGCGCGCCCGCGGTCCCCGCGCCGGCCGCCGGGCCCGGCGTGTCGGCCGTCGGCCTGGACCTGGTGACGGCGTCGCCGCGGGAGATCGCCGCGGTCCTCGCGGCGGCCGGCGCCGACGTCGTGGTCAACGCGGCCGGCCGGGCCTGGCAGGCCGATGAGGCGCAGATGGCCGCGGGCAACGCCGAACTGGTCGAGCGGGTCCTCGCAGCGCTCGCGGCGCTGCCCGGTCCGCCGGTACGGCTGGTCCAGCTCGGCACGGTCCACGAGTACGGGGCGGGCGCCCCGGACGCCGCCACCTGCGAGGAGCACGAGCCCGTTCCGGTCACCCCGTACGGCCGCACCAAGCTCCAGGGCACGCGGGCCGTGCTGCGCGCCCGGGAGCAGGGGGTGGACGGCGTGGTGCTGCGGCTCGCCAACGTGATCGGCGCCGGGGTTCCCGAGGGCAGTCTCTTCGGCCGGGTCGCGGCCCACCTCGGTGCGGCCGCCCGTGCCGACGCGCGCGGCGAGAAGGCCGCCGAACTGCGTCTTCCGGCGCTGCGCGCGGCCCGCGACCTGGTGGACGCCCGCGACGCGACCGCGGCGGTGCTGGCCGCGATCACCGCGCCGGCGGCGGATGTGGCCGGTCAGGTGATCAACGTGGGCCGTGGCACGGCGGTACCGATGCGCGAGCTGATCCACCGGATGATCACGCTCAGTGGCCTTGAGCTCCCGGTGGCCGAGGCCGCCGAGGGACCGGGCTCACGCACCGACGTCGCGTGGCAGTGCCTGGACGTCTCCCGCGCGCGGCGCCTGCTCGGCTGGCGCCCGCTTCGCAGCCTCGACGACTCCCTGCGCGAGCTGCTCGCCTCCGTACTGCCGCCGGAACACCCCCTACGCGGCACACCACTCGGGATCACGGCCGACGCATCGGCCGAAGAAGGGAAACGATCATGA
- the rfbB gene encoding dTDP-glucose 4,6-dehydratase, which yields MRILVTGAAGFIGSHFVRSLLAGKYTGWEGAQVTALDKLTYAGNRENLPASHERLVFVRGDVCDRDLLRELVPGHDAVVHFAAESHVDRSLEGAGEFFRTNVLGTQTLLDAVLESGIERVVHVSTDEVYGSIEEGSWTEEWPLLPNSPYAASKASSDLVARAYWRTHGVDLSITRCSNNYGPYQHPEKVIPLFVTNLLEGRQVPLYGDGRNVREWLHVDDHCRGIHLVLIGGRPGEIYNIGGGNEYSNLALTERLLELTGAGEEMIRRVADRKAHDLRYSIDESKIREELGYAPQTGFETGLADTVAWYRDNPDWWKAVKHGTSRAV from the coding sequence ATGAGGATCCTGGTCACCGGAGCGGCCGGCTTCATCGGCTCGCACTTCGTGCGCAGCCTGCTGGCCGGAAAGTACACCGGCTGGGAGGGCGCCCAGGTCACCGCCCTGGACAAGCTGACCTACGCGGGGAACCGGGAGAACCTGCCCGCCTCGCACGAGCGGCTGGTGTTCGTCCGCGGCGACGTGTGCGACCGCGACCTGCTGCGCGAACTGGTGCCCGGCCACGACGCCGTGGTCCACTTCGCGGCCGAGTCGCACGTCGACCGCTCCCTGGAGGGCGCCGGCGAGTTCTTCCGTACGAACGTCCTGGGCACCCAGACCCTGCTCGACGCCGTGCTGGAGAGCGGCATCGAGCGGGTCGTGCACGTCTCGACGGACGAGGTGTACGGCTCGATCGAGGAGGGCTCCTGGACGGAGGAGTGGCCGCTGCTGCCCAACTCCCCCTACGCCGCCTCGAAGGCCAGCTCGGACCTGGTCGCGCGGGCCTACTGGCGCACCCATGGCGTGGACCTCTCGATCACCCGCTGCTCGAACAACTACGGGCCCTACCAGCACCCCGAGAAGGTCATCCCGCTGTTCGTCACCAACCTCCTGGAGGGCCGCCAGGTCCCGCTGTACGGCGACGGCCGCAACGTCCGCGAGTGGCTGCACGTGGACGACCACTGCCGGGGCATCCACCTGGTGCTCATCGGGGGGCGGCCCGGTGAGATCTACAACATCGGCGGCGGCAACGAGTACAGCAACCTCGCCCTGACCGAGCGGCTGCTGGAGCTGACCGGCGCGGGCGAGGAGATGATCCGCCGCGTCGCGGACCGCAAGGCGCACGACCTGCGCTACTCGATCGACGAGTCGAAGATCCGTGAGGAGCTCGGCTACGCGCCGCAGACCGGCTTCGAGACGGGCCTGGCCGACACGGTCGCCTGGTACCGGGACAACCCCGACTGGTGGAAGGCCGTCAAGCACGGAACGAGCCGTGCGGTCTGA
- a CDS encoding glucose-1-phosphate thymidylyltransferase: MKALVLAGGSGTRLRPFSYSMPKQLIPIANTPVLVHVLNAVRELGVTEVGVIVGNRGPEIEAVLGDGARFGVRITYIPQDAPRGLAHTVSIARGFLGDDDFVMYLGDNMLPDGVTEIAEEFTRQRPAAQVVVHKVPDPRSFGVAELGPDGEVLRLVEKPWQPRSDMALIGVYFFTAAIHQAVAAISPSSRGELEITDAVQWLVTSGADVRASLYDGYWKDTGRVEDVLECNSHLLDGLTPRVDGQVDADSVLVGRVVIEAGARIVRSRVEGPAIIGAGTVLQDSQVGPHTSIGRDCTVTDSRLEGSIALDEASVTGVRGLRNSLIGRAASVGTTGPGTGHHCLVVGDHTRVEVAA, from the coding sequence ATGAAGGCTCTGGTGCTCGCCGGCGGATCTGGTACCCGCCTGCGGCCTTTCAGTTATTCGATGCCCAAACAACTGATCCCCATCGCCAACACACCCGTGCTGGTGCATGTGCTGAACGCCGTCCGGGAGCTGGGCGTGACCGAGGTCGGCGTCATCGTCGGCAACCGCGGCCCCGAGATCGAGGCCGTGCTCGGCGACGGTGCCCGGTTCGGCGTGCGCATCACCTACATCCCCCAGGACGCACCGCGCGGACTGGCCCACACCGTGTCCATCGCCCGCGGCTTCCTCGGCGACGACGACTTCGTGATGTACCTCGGCGACAACATGCTGCCCGACGGAGTCACCGAGATCGCCGAGGAGTTCACCCGGCAGCGCCCGGCCGCCCAGGTCGTCGTGCACAAGGTCCCCGACCCGCGCTCCTTCGGCGTCGCCGAACTCGGCCCCGACGGGGAGGTGCTGCGCCTGGTGGAGAAGCCGTGGCAGCCGCGCAGCGACATGGCCCTGATCGGGGTCTACTTCTTCACCGCCGCCATCCACCAGGCGGTGGCGGCCATCTCGCCCAGCAGCCGCGGCGAACTGGAGATCACCGACGCCGTCCAGTGGTTGGTCACCTCCGGCGCGGACGTGCGCGCCAGCCTCTACGACGGCTACTGGAAGGACACCGGGAGGGTCGAGGACGTCCTTGAGTGCAACAGCCACCTCCTGGACGGCCTGACCCCGCGCGTCGACGGACAGGTCGACGCCGACAGCGTGCTCGTCGGCCGGGTCGTGATCGAGGCGGGGGCGCGCATCGTGCGGTCGCGGGTCGAGGGCCCGGCGATCATCGGCGCGGGCACGGTCCTTCAGGACAGCCAGGTGGGCCCGCACACCTCCATCGGGCGGGACTGCACGGTGACGGACAGCCGGCTGGAGGGCTCCATCGCCCTGGACGAGGCGTCGGTCACCGGCGTGCGCGGCCTGCGCAACTCGCTGATCGGGCGCGCCGCGTCCGTCGGCACCACCGGCCCCGGCACGGGCCATCACTGCCTGGTCGTCGGAGACCACACCCGAGTGGAGGTCGCGGCATGA